Proteins co-encoded in one Lagopus muta isolate bLagMut1 chromosome 25, bLagMut1 primary, whole genome shotgun sequence genomic window:
- the LOC125684631 gene encoding feather keratin 3-like — translation MSCYNQCLPRLQCRPCGPTPLADSCTESCVRQCQDSNVVIQPSPVVVTLPGPILSSFPQSTAVGSSTSAAVGSILSSEGVPISSGGFGLSGIGSGICGRRCFPC, via the coding sequence ATGTCCTGCTACAACCAGTGCCTGCCACGCCTGCAGTGTCGGCCCTGCGGCCCCACCCCGCTGGCCGACAGCTGCACCGAGTCCTgcgtcaggcagtgccaggactccaacgtggtcatccagccctctcccgtggtggtgaccctgcccggacccatcctcagctccttcccgcagaGCACCGCCgtgggctcctccacctccgctgccgttggcagcatcctcagctctgagggtgTGCCCATCTCCTCTGGAGGCTTTGGCCTCTCTGGCATTGGCAGCGGCATCTGTGGCAGGCGGTGCTTCCCCTGCTAA
- the LOC125684382 gene encoding feather keratin 3-like → MVKGIQTHLVPREMKARVTVGLGRCLCSIKAGPSSLSLIRSSCLHHPRNKVSLQTQDMSCYNQCLPRLQCRPCGPTPLADSCTESCVRQCQDSNVVIQPSPVVVTLPGPILSSFPQSTAVGSSTSAAVGSILSSEGVPISSGGFGLSGIGSGICGRRCFPC, encoded by the exons ATGGTAAAAGGGATTCAGACTCACCTCGTTCCCAGGGAGATGAAGGCGAGAG TGACTGTAGGCCTGGGGCGGTGCCTGTGCAGTATAAAAGCGGGtccatcttctctctctctcatccgCTCCTCTTGCCTCCATCACCCCAGGAACAAG GTGTCCCTCCAGACGCAAGACATGTCCTGCTACAACCAGTGCCTGCCACGCCTGCAGTGTCGGCCCTGCGGCCCCACCCCGCTGGCCGACAGCTGCACCGAGTCCTgcgtcaggcagtgccaggactccaacgtggtcatccagccctctcccgtggtggtgaccctgcccggacccatcctcagctccttcccgcagaGTACCGCCgtgggctcctccacctccgctgccgttggcagcatcctcagctctgagggtgTGCCCATCTCCTCTGGAGGCTTTGGCCTCTCTGGCATTGGCAGCGGCATCTGTGGCAGGCGGTGCTTCCCCTGCTAA
- the LOC125684383 gene encoding feather keratin 3-like yields MHCSASYQETDLTALGPYLRASTLLVFFNRMTVGLGRCLCSIKAGPSSLSLIHSSCLHHPRNKVSLQTQDMSCYNQCLPRLQCRPCGPTPLADSCTESCVRQCQDSNVVIQPSPVVVTLPGPILSSFPQSTAVGSSTSAAVGSILSSEGVPISSGGFGLSGIGSGICGRRCFPC; encoded by the exons ATGCACTGTTCCGCCTCCTACCAAGAGACTGACCTGACGGCCCTGGGCCCCTATCTCCGTGCTTCCACCCTCTTGGTCTTCTTTAACAGGA TGACTGTAGGCCTGGGGCGGTGCCTGTGCAGTATAAAAGCGGGtccatcttctctctctctcatccaCTCCTCTTGCCTCCATCACCCCAGGAACAAG GTGTCCCTCCAGACGCAAGACATGTCCTGCTACAACCAGTGCCTGCCACGCCTGCAGTGTCGGCCCTGCGGCCCCACCCCACTGGCCGACAGCTGCACCGAGTCCTgcgtcaggcagtgccaggactccaacgtggtcatccagccctctcccgtggtggtgaccctgcctggacccatcctcagctccttcccgcagaGCACCGCCgtgggctcctccacctccgctgccgttggcagcatcctcagctctgagggtgTGCCCATCTCCTCTGGAGGCTTTGGCCTCTCTGGCATTGGCAGCGGCATCTGTGGCAGGCGGTGCTTCCCCTGCTAA
- the LOC125684600 gene encoding feather keratin 3-like, translating into MSCYNQCLPRLQCRPCGPTPLADSCTESCVRQCQDSNVVIQPSPVVVTLPGPILSSFPQSTAVGSSTSAAVGSILSSEGVPISSGGFGLSGIGSGICGRRCFPC; encoded by the coding sequence ATGTCCTGCTACAACCAGTGCCTGCCACGCCTGCAGTGTCGGCCCTGCGGCCCCACCCCGCTGGCCGACAGCTGCACCGAGtcctgtgtcaggcagtgccaggactccaacgtggtcatccagccctctcccgtggtggtgaccctgcccggacccatcctcagctccttcccgcagaGCACCGCCgtgggctcctccacctccgctgccgttggcagcatcctcagctctgagggtgTGCCCATCTCCTCTGGAGGCTTTGGCCTCTCTGGCATTGGCAGCGGCATCTGTGGCAGGCGGTGCTTCCCCTGCTAA